The Haloplanus sp. CK5-1 genome contains a region encoding:
- a CDS encoding NOG1 family protein, producing the protein MIFEALPTTPRSEELIDKAFSRAARSGRAKSGFEAQQSMLQTAGNILSDNLENVVTEWPDFGVVDPFYRELADAVLRGSMPSRTGDDGVEQVGVDALRASLSEVTWASRQVETIQREYNTKLRKADTETARKHRKQAFARMADVVEEVEDDLLRIGEARNALRDLPDIRPDEPAIVVAGYPNVGKSSFVNAVTRADNEIARYPFTTRGIQIGHFERNHVRYQIIDTPGLLDRPADERNDIESQAVSALAHLADAVLFVVDASGACGYPIDAQLALRDAVVDRFDAPVVTVCNKSDRSSDVDADAYMSVTEGENVEAVLDLAVETVDWEPDLPSR; encoded by the coding sequence ATGATTTTCGAAGCCCTACCGACCACGCCCCGGTCGGAGGAACTCATCGACAAGGCCTTCTCGCGGGCCGCCCGCTCCGGGCGCGCGAAGTCGGGGTTCGAGGCCCAGCAGTCGATGCTGCAGACGGCGGGCAACATCCTCTCGGACAATCTGGAGAACGTGGTGACGGAGTGGCCGGACTTCGGCGTCGTCGACCCCTTCTACCGCGAACTCGCCGACGCCGTGTTGCGTGGCTCGATGCCGTCCCGCACCGGCGACGACGGGGTCGAACAGGTGGGCGTCGACGCCCTCCGGGCCAGTCTCTCGGAGGTGACGTGGGCCAGCCGACAGGTCGAGACGATCCAGCGGGAGTACAACACCAAACTCCGCAAAGCCGACACGGAGACGGCGCGAAAACACCGCAAGCAGGCCTTCGCGCGGATGGCCGACGTCGTCGAGGAGGTCGAGGACGACCTCCTGCGGATCGGCGAGGCGCGAAACGCGCTGCGGGACCTGCCCGATATCCGCCCGGACGAACCGGCCATCGTCGTCGCCGGCTACCCCAACGTCGGCAAGTCGTCGTTCGTGAACGCGGTCACGCGCGCCGACAACGAGATCGCGCGCTACCCCTTCACGACCCGTGGCATCCAGATCGGCCACTTCGAGCGGAACCACGTCCGCTACCAGATCATCGACACGCCGGGGCTGCTCGACCGCCCGGCCGACGAGCGCAACGACATCGAGAGTCAGGCGGTGAGCGCCCTCGCTCACCTGGCCGACGCCGTCCTCTTCGTCGTCGACGCCAGCGGGGCATGTGGCTACCCGATCGACGCCCAACTCGCCCTGCGCGACGCGGTCGTCGACCGCTTCGACGCGCCGGTCGTCACGGTCTGTAACAAGAGCGACCGGTCGTCCGACGTGGACGCCGACGCCTACATGAGTGTCACCGAGGGCGAGAACGTCGAGGCGGTCCTCGATCTGGCCGTCGAGACGGTTGACTGGGAGCCGGACCTCCCCTCGCGCTAG
- the tgtA gene encoding tRNA guanosine(15) transglycosylase TgtA: protein MRDRFEFRRGDGLARIGELTVPRAGRTVETPALLPVINPNLLTVSPARLEAEFGAEALITNAYIIRGTDDLRARALDVGLHEMLDFSGVVVTDSGSFQLSEYGDIDVTTREILEFQRAIGSDVATPVDVPTPPDAARETAEADLETTERALADAEAVDTGEMLVNAPIQGSTHLDLRETAARHADATALDVFPVGAVVPLMNDYRYADVVDVVAAAKRGLGADAPVHLFGAGHPMMFALAVAMGCDLFDSAAYAIYARDDRYLTVRGTKHLADIDYFPCSCPICASHTPEDLRDAADDERERLLAEHNLHVSFAEIRRIKAAIREGDLLELVEARARAHPAMLDGYRTLLDHAGQIERHDPASKGTFFYCSTESARRPEVVRHHDRLGRLDAPATLLLTEGSSPSGDRFDAAWRVVPPFGPVPRALSETYPFTAELPDRVDPAAREAAARGVARLVAENPGTRVTLAHDDWSASALTPIPESVTVERLSGPTAGDDRD, encoded by the coding sequence ATGCGCGACCGTTTCGAGTTCCGGCGCGGTGACGGGCTCGCCCGGATCGGGGAACTGACCGTCCCCCGTGCCGGTCGAACCGTCGAGACGCCGGCGCTCCTCCCCGTGATCAACCCCAACCTCCTGACGGTGTCGCCCGCCCGCCTCGAAGCCGAGTTCGGCGCGGAGGCACTCATCACCAACGCCTACATCATCCGCGGGACCGACGACCTTCGCGCCCGCGCTCTCGACGTGGGGCTCCACGAGATGCTCGACTTCTCGGGTGTCGTCGTCACCGACTCCGGCTCCTTTCAGCTCTCCGAGTACGGCGACATCGACGTGACGACCCGGGAGATCCTCGAGTTCCAGCGAGCGATCGGCTCCGACGTGGCGACGCCGGTCGACGTGCCGACGCCGCCCGACGCCGCCCGCGAGACCGCCGAGGCCGACCTGGAGACGACCGAGCGGGCCCTCGCCGACGCCGAGGCGGTCGACACCGGCGAGATGCTGGTCAACGCGCCGATCCAGGGGTCGACCCACCTCGACTTGCGGGAGACGGCCGCCCGCCACGCCGACGCCACCGCCCTCGACGTGTTCCCCGTCGGCGCGGTCGTCCCCCTGATGAACGACTACCGCTACGCCGACGTCGTCGACGTCGTCGCGGCCGCGAAGCGCGGTCTGGGCGCGGACGCTCCCGTCCACCTCTTCGGCGCGGGCCACCCCATGATGTTCGCGCTCGCGGTCGCGATGGGGTGTGACCTCTTCGACTCCGCGGCCTACGCCATCTACGCCCGCGACGACCGCTATCTCACCGTCCGCGGAACCAAGCACCTCGCCGACATCGACTACTTCCCCTGTTCGTGCCCGATCTGTGCGTCCCACACGCCCGAGGACCTCCGTGACGCGGCCGACGACGAGCGGGAACGCCTGCTGGCCGAGCACAACCTCCACGTCTCCTTCGCCGAGATCCGCCGAATCAAGGCGGCGATCCGGGAGGGAGACCTGCTGGAACTCGTCGAGGCACGCGCCCGCGCCCACCCCGCGATGCTCGACGGCTACCGAACCTTGCTGGACCACGCCGGACAGATCGAGCGCCACGACCCCGCCTCCAAGGGGACCTTCTTCTACTGCTCGACCGAGAGCGCGCGCCGGCCCGAAGTGGTCCGTCACCACGACCGCCTCGGCCGTCTCGACGCGCCAGCGACCCTCCTGCTGACCGAGGGGTCCTCGCCCTCGGGCGACCGCTTCGACGCCGCCTGGCGGGTCGTGCCGCCCTTCGGCCCCGTGCCGCGGGCGCTCTCCGAGACCTACCCCTTCACCGCCGAACTTCCCGATCGGGTCGACCCGGCCGCTCGGGAGGCCGCCGCCCGCGGTGTCGCTCGCCTCGTCGCCGAGAACCCCGGGACGCGCGTGACCCTCGCCCACGACGACTGGTCGGCGTCCGCGCTCACACCGATCCCCGAGTCGGTGACCGTCGAGCGCCTGAGCGGACCGACCGCTGGCGACGACCGAGACTGA
- the arcS gene encoding archaeosine synthase subunit alpha, with translation MTDYFEVHGRDGAARLGELRLRDPVTTPAVADDVVVDAGSLWAADRDHPEGSDAELTVLPHRAFPAGTESPVQDSFAVDYPDVDYPSAGVITARTADDYGCDAYVLANAAGVVGHGASFRDELIDVRESIPPDTALYLAGVATPANVASLVAAGVDLVDTKLVRVKGRQGRYLTTDGEYHLDELDELPGAFPSDPPLDEFDRKACVAHNVAALRSALATVRTRIRRGRLRDYLEGQARHENWLTAAFREFDHEYRYLERRTPVIREAEISAASEETLDRVEIQRFADRVTTRYRNRFSNPLVLVPCSARKPYSDSQSHAQFHRAIDYRGHVASMTSPIGVVPQELECTYPAQHYDAVVTGDWTEGEKAFVAAALERYLSRNDYPRVIAHVPGEGYCDICERVADRVDTPFEFTVDDHPTTGASLSNLDSALSGELKYSKRERQHNTIRAIADYQFGPGAGDDLFPDLTTTSRHPKLQVRDGDGTQLAAQVPQYGVLAFTLAGARHWAESDAPTKRVEIDGFVPHGSVLAPGVVDAADDVRVGDEVVVEGPAAFGVGRAAMHGREMRASTRGVAVEMRHVESEDNA, from the coding sequence ATGACCGACTACTTCGAGGTCCACGGGCGCGACGGGGCCGCCCGCCTGGGCGAACTCCGCCTGCGCGACCCCGTGACGACCCCCGCCGTCGCCGACGACGTCGTCGTCGACGCCGGGAGCCTGTGGGCCGCCGACCGCGACCACCCCGAGGGGAGCGACGCCGAACTGACGGTCCTTCCCCATCGGGCCTTTCCCGCGGGGACGGAGTCGCCCGTCCAGGACTCCTTCGCCGTCGATTACCCCGACGTCGACTACCCGAGTGCGGGCGTGATCACCGCTCGGACGGCCGACGACTACGGCTGTGACGCCTACGTTCTGGCGAACGCCGCCGGCGTCGTCGGTCACGGTGCCTCCTTTCGCGACGAACTGATCGACGTCCGGGAGTCGATCCCCCCGGACACCGCGCTCTACCTCGCGGGCGTCGCGACGCCGGCGAACGTCGCCAGCCTCGTCGCCGCCGGCGTCGACCTGGTCGACACGAAACTCGTGCGGGTGAAGGGCCGGCAGGGGCGCTATCTCACCACGGACGGCGAGTACCACCTCGACGAACTCGACGAACTGCCCGGCGCCTTCCCCTCCGACCCACCGCTCGACGAGTTCGACCGCAAGGCCTGTGTCGCCCACAACGTCGCCGCCCTCCGGTCGGCGCTTGCCACCGTCCGGACGCGGATCCGACGGGGTCGCCTCCGGGACTACCTCGAAGGCCAGGCGCGCCACGAGAACTGGCTGACCGCCGCGTTCCGGGAGTTCGACCACGAGTACCGCTATCTGGAACGGCGGACGCCCGTGATCCGGGAGGCGGAGATCAGCGCCGCCAGCGAGGAGACACTCGACCGCGTCGAGATCCAGCGCTTCGCCGACCGGGTGACGACGCGATACCGGAATCGGTTCTCGAACCCGCTGGTGCTCGTCCCGTGTTCGGCGCGCAAACCCTACAGCGACTCCCAGAGCCACGCCCAGTTCCACCGCGCCATCGACTACCGCGGCCACGTCGCCTCGATGACCTCGCCAATCGGCGTCGTCCCCCAGGAGTTGGAGTGCACCTACCCCGCCCAGCACTACGACGCGGTGGTCACCGGCGACTGGACCGAGGGGGAGAAAGCCTTCGTCGCCGCGGCCCTGGAGCGGTATCTGTCGCGCAACGACTACCCCCGCGTGATCGCTCACGTCCCCGGCGAGGGCTACTGCGACATCTGCGAACGCGTCGCCGACCGGGTGGACACCCCCTTCGAGTTCACCGTCGACGACCACCCGACGACCGGGGCGTCGCTCTCGAACCTCGATTCCGCGCTGTCGGGCGAACTCAAGTACTCGAAGCGGGAGCGCCAACACAACACGATCCGAGCCATCGCGGACTACCAGTTCGGTCCCGGTGCGGGTGACGACCTCTTTCCGGACCTGACGACGACGAGTCGCCACCCCAAACTGCAGGTGCGCGACGGCGACGGGACCCAACTCGCGGCGCAGGTGCCACAGTACGGCGTCCTTGCGTTCACGCTCGCGGGCGCCCGCCACTGGGCCGAGAGCGACGCGCCGACCAAACGGGTCGAGATAGACGGCTTCGTCCCACACGGCAGCGTCCTCGCGCCGGGCGTCGTCGACGCCGCCGACGACGTCCGCGTCGGCGACGAAGTGGTCGTCGAGGGGCCGGCCGCCTTCGGCGTCGGCCGCGCGGCGATGCACGGCCGCGAGATGCGAGCGAGTACCCGCGGTGTCGCCGTCGAGATGCGCCACGTCGAGAGCGAGGACAACGCTTAA
- a CDS encoding cold-shock protein, which produces MANGKVDFFNDTGGYGFIETDDADDDVFFHMEDVGGPDLEEGQDVDFEIEDSPKGPRATNLVRN; this is translated from the coding sequence ATGGCAAACGGTAAAGTTGATTTCTTCAACGACACAGGCGGCTACGGTTTCATCGAGACTGACGACGCGGACGACGACGTGTTCTTCCACATGGAGGACGTTGGCGGTCCGGACCTCGAAGAGGGACAGGACGTAGACTTCGAAATCGAGGACTCCCCCAAGGGTCCGCGCGCGACGAACCTCGTTCGTAACTGA
- a CDS encoding SHOCT domain-containing protein yields the protein MTRNTDDTRLVTVLLVVVVALVILPTFFMGFGMMGFGPMMGGMWGGGMWGDGTMPGWMLAVGLVMQLLFLAALVGGGYLVYRTVAGSESDSDRALDELRLAYARGELTDEEYEQRREALERDA from the coding sequence ATGACACGAAACACGGACGACACGCGACTGGTCACGGTTCTGCTCGTCGTCGTCGTCGCGCTCGTCATCCTCCCGACGTTCTTCATGGGCTTCGGGATGATGGGGTTCGGGCCGATGATGGGTGGGATGTGGGGCGGCGGAATGTGGGGAGACGGAACGATGCCGGGGTGGATGCTCGCCGTCGGTCTCGTGATGCAGCTCCTGTTCCTCGCCGCCCTCGTCGGCGGTGGCTACCTCGTCTACCGGACGGTGGCGGGCAGTGAGAGCGACTCGGATCGGGCGCTCGACGAACTCCGTCTCGCCTACGCCCGCGGAGAGTTAACCGACGAGGAGTACGAACAACGGCGGGAGGCGCTGGAACGGGACGCCTGA
- a CDS encoding permease → MQATTIEGVLEALRIGVGFLWTAAWAIIMGLTVTSLVQVYVSKERMATVLGDGDLTGLAKATAFGSASSGCSFGAIAIGKGLFKKGAHAVNVLAFMFASTNLIVELGLMILILLGWEFLLAELLGGLVLIAVMAVIVHLTLPENRFAEARATLNERDRESGVTEDPTCGMEGKDEYTVTTDGGETLTFCSEGCMETYRQETSSSGGWREELLSWGGWYKVGNQYRKEWSMIWTDVVAGFLVSGFVIVFVPQWVWNTLFVQGDGLLVTAEHAIVGVAIAVVSFVGSMGNVPFAVALWGGGISFAGVIAFVYADLITIPVLNVYRKYYGWTVMLYILGVFFVTMAFTGFLMELLFDALGIVPNLAGGETATEQTYFELNYTFYLNIVAFALSGFLLYVYRRGVGAPGQYRDPVCGMRTDDGEPSVTHDGETYHFCARTCKETFEKDPDEFTQQHPEAGASRGHDHH, encoded by the coding sequence ATGCAGGCGACGACGATCGAAGGGGTCCTCGAGGCGCTCCGCATCGGCGTGGGCTTTCTCTGGACTGCGGCGTGGGCGATCATCATGGGCCTCACGGTCACGAGTCTCGTCCAGGTCTACGTCTCGAAAGAGCGGATGGCTACCGTCCTCGGCGATGGCGACCTGACCGGACTCGCGAAGGCGACTGCCTTCGGTTCGGCGAGCAGCGGGTGTAGTTTCGGGGCCATCGCAATCGGGAAGGGCTTGTTCAAGAAGGGTGCCCACGCCGTGAACGTTCTGGCGTTCATGTTCGCGTCGACGAACCTCATTGTCGAACTCGGTCTGATGATCCTGATCCTGCTGGGCTGGGAGTTCCTCCTCGCGGAACTGCTCGGCGGCCTCGTTCTCATCGCAGTCATGGCCGTCATCGTCCACCTCACGCTCCCCGAGAACCGCTTCGCCGAGGCCCGGGCGACGCTCAACGAGCGTGACCGCGAGTCGGGCGTCACGGAAGACCCGACCTGCGGGATGGAGGGGAAAGACGAGTACACAGTCACGACCGACGGCGGGGAGACGCTGACGTTCTGCTCGGAGGGCTGTATGGAGACCTACCGTCAGGAGACGTCGAGTAGCGGCGGATGGCGTGAGGAGTTGCTGTCGTGGGGCGGGTGGTACAAGGTCGGAAACCAGTACCGCAAGGAGTGGTCGATGATCTGGACGGACGTCGTCGCGGGATTTCTCGTCTCCGGGTTCGTCATCGTCTTCGTTCCCCAGTGGGTGTGGAACACCCTGTTCGTCCAGGGCGATGGCCTCCTCGTGACCGCCGAGCACGCCATCGTGGGCGTCGCCATCGCCGTCGTCAGTTTCGTCGGCAGCATGGGCAACGTTCCCTTCGCCGTCGCGCTCTGGGGCGGTGGGATCAGTTTCGCCGGCGTCATCGCCTTCGTCTACGCCGACCTCATCACGATTCCCGTCCTCAACGTCTACCGGAAGTACTACGGCTGGACGGTGATGCTGTACATCCTCGGCGTCTTCTTCGTGACGATGGCCTTCACTGGCTTCCTCATGGAGTTGCTGTTCGACGCCCTCGGAATCGTTCCGAATCTGGCTGGTGGCGAGACGGCCACCGAACAGACGTACTTCGAACTCAACTATACGTTCTACCTCAACATCGTCGCGTTCGCGCTCTCCGGGTTCCTGCTGTACGTCTATCGTCGCGGCGTCGGTGCACCGGGGCAGTACCGCGACCCCGTCTGTGGCATGCGAACCGACGACGGCGAGCCATCGGTGACACACGACGGCGAGACGTACCACTTCTGTGCCCGGACCTGCAAGGAGACGTTCGAAAAGGACCCAGACGAATTCACGCAGCAACACCCGGAGGCGGGAGCGTCTCGAGGTCACGACCACCATTGA
- a CDS encoding CPBP family intramembrane glutamic endopeptidase → MPSLDETTAERLRAVGVALLVSAIGLGVGIGLVLVLSVGLVGLGLEPSPATLLVISLVSIQGIAFGGVALTYLRLRDRSLRNLGVRVPSVREVLIVVVGYAAAFVAAVTGALVVSVTGAPAGENQVAEFASADPTVLLWLVPASILLIGPGEELLFRGIVQGRLRETFDAVPGVVLASALFAGVHYVALTGGAGGRLVTVTVLFFPALVFGGVYELTDNLVVPSLVHGAYNATLFAFAYLAIRLSETGGLPREGASAVLAATTALPI, encoded by the coding sequence ATGCCCTCGCTCGACGAGACGACGGCCGAACGGCTGCGAGCGGTCGGCGTCGCCCTCCTGGTCTCCGCCATCGGCCTCGGTGTCGGCATCGGTCTCGTACTCGTGCTCTCGGTCGGACTGGTCGGCCTCGGCCTCGAGCCGTCGCCGGCGACCCTTCTCGTGATCTCGCTCGTGTCGATCCAGGGGATCGCCTTCGGCGGCGTCGCCCTGACGTACCTCCGCCTGCGCGACCGGTCGCTCCGGAATCTCGGCGTCCGCGTGCCCTCGGTCCGCGAGGTCCTGATCGTCGTCGTCGGGTACGCGGCGGCGTTCGTGGCCGCCGTCACCGGGGCGCTCGTCGTCTCGGTCACCGGCGCGCCGGCCGGCGAGAACCAGGTCGCGGAGTTCGCCAGCGCCGACCCGACGGTCCTGCTCTGGCTCGTCCCCGCCTCGATACTGCTCATCGGTCCCGGGGAGGAACTCCTCTTTCGCGGCATCGTTCAGGGTCGCCTCCGCGAGACGTTCGACGCCGTTCCGGGTGTCGTCCTCGCGAGTGCCCTCTTCGCTGGCGTCCACTACGTCGCGCTGACCGGCGGGGCCGGCGGCCGCCTCGTGACGGTGACGGTCCTCTTTTTCCCCGCCCTCGTCTTCGGCGGCGTCTACGAACTGACCGACAACCTCGTCGTCCCGTCGCTGGTCCACGGGGCGTACAACGCGACGCTCTTTGCCTTCGCCTACTTGGCGATCCGGCTCTCCGAGACGGGCGGTCTCCCTCGGGAGGGAGCGTCGGCCGTTCTCGCGGCGACGACGGCGCTCCCCATCTGA
- a CDS encoding TIGR00341 family protein, with amino-acid sequence MRLVQVMVPPGKREAILRTLDDEGIDYVVSEETSNREYTASVTFPLPQAAVEPVLEKLHEAGLEREAYTVVLNAETVISRRFDKLVERYEEDGENGQRIAREELAARARSLAPDWRTFLVMTAISSVVATAGLLLDSAAVVVGSMVIAPLIGPAMATSTGSVVDDHELLLRGVKLQVAGGVLAVLAAAAFAILLRTAHVVPLSSADVFAINEVQERLVPDVLSLVVALGAGVAGALSLSTGVSTALVGVMIAAALVPPTAVVGIGLAWGSPATVTGAFVLVLVNFLSINFAALAVLWAMGYRPRGWLRREEARIATLKRIAALGVALLVLSSLLAAVTYGTYRTATFEEETRATVDEVLAAHDGLERLSISVTYEETFPFSRPDRVTVTVGHPPGSETPALASDLAERIDDISDTPFREDTPVSVEVRYVAVDRISADRSDRIDPESTTPVAAATQRVYAPGPRV; translated from the coding sequence GTGCGACTCGTCCAGGTAATGGTTCCGCCGGGCAAGCGGGAGGCGATCCTCCGCACTCTCGACGACGAGGGTATCGACTACGTCGTGAGCGAGGAGACCAGCAACCGGGAGTACACGGCCTCGGTAACCTTCCCGCTCCCGCAGGCGGCGGTCGAACCCGTCCTCGAGAAACTCCACGAGGCGGGGTTGGAGCGGGAGGCGTACACCGTGGTGCTCAACGCGGAGACGGTGATCTCACGGCGATTCGACAAACTGGTCGAACGCTACGAGGAGGACGGGGAGAACGGCCAGCGGATCGCCCGCGAGGAACTCGCCGCGCGGGCGCGATCGCTCGCCCCGGACTGGCGGACCTTCCTCGTGATGACCGCGATCAGTTCGGTCGTCGCCACCGCGGGACTGCTCCTCGATTCCGCCGCCGTCGTCGTCGGGTCGATGGTCATCGCGCCCCTGATCGGCCCGGCGATGGCGACGAGCACCGGATCGGTGGTCGACGACCACGAACTCCTGCTTCGAGGCGTGAAACTCCAAGTCGCGGGGGGTGTCCTCGCAGTCCTCGCTGCCGCCGCCTTCGCGATCCTATTACGGACCGCCCACGTCGTCCCCCTGTCCTCGGCGGACGTGTTCGCCATCAACGAGGTACAGGAACGTCTCGTCCCGGACGTGCTCTCGCTGGTCGTCGCTCTCGGTGCCGGGGTCGCCGGCGCGCTCAGCCTCTCGACCGGCGTCTCGACGGCACTCGTCGGCGTCATGATCGCCGCGGCGCTCGTCCCACCGACTGCGGTCGTCGGCATCGGCCTCGCGTGGGGGTCGCCCGCCACCGTCACAGGGGCGTTCGTCCTCGTTCTCGTCAACTTCCTGTCGATCAACTTCGCCGCACTCGCGGTGCTGTGGGCGATGGGCTACCGGCCGCGTGGCTGGCTCCGGCGCGAGGAGGCTCGGATCGCGACGCTGAAACGCATCGCCGCGCTCGGCGTGGCGTTGCTCGTCCTCTCCAGCCTGCTCGCGGCCGTCACCTACGGCACCTACCGGACCGCGACGTTCGAGGAGGAGACGCGGGCGACCGTCGACGAGGTCCTCGCCGCCCACGACGGCCTCGAACGCCTCTCGATCAGCGTCACCTACGAGGAGACGTTTCCTTTCTCCCGACCGGATCGGGTGACCGTCACCGTCGGCCACCCACCGGGGAGCGAGACGCCGGCACTCGCGAGCGACCTCGCCGAACGGATCGACGACATCTCGGACACGCCCTTCCGCGAGGACACTCCGGTGTCCGTCGAGGTGCGGTACGTGGCGGTCGACCGGATATCCGCCGACCGATCGGATCGGATCGACCCCGAGTCGACGACACCAGTAGCGGCGGCCACACAACGAGTGTACGCCCCCGGCCCACGCGTCTGA
- a CDS encoding multicopper oxidase family protein has product MTSSGLSRRELLQLSGISTLGALAGCASRLPGTDDGGGRAVTPRPTVTADPDTSVSLTSTSGTIRPASDASTTTSMYDGQYPGPELRVQEGDVLSVELANDLREETTIHWHGIPVANPVDGVPNVTQDPVAAGDTFTYKFRAEPAGTYFYHSHVGLQLDRGLLGPLIVEERDPHVEYDREYVVVLDDYLSREPRLPSDGGTGGGGMGGMMGDVRPPYEGLLINGQLPENPPTFDVTEGDRVRFRFVNAASATVFGVRIAGHELSVTHADGRPVEPVGADSFVLGAGERYDVVVEATNPGRWFVQANALDGNEPPARAVVEYESTGGSGTPQPPSSSSNRLQYGDLRALSSLDGVSGDPDRTFDLSLSRGRDQSYTWTIDGQERVIELFTHYSQFDYYYSGLLA; this is encoded by the coding sequence ATGACCTCCTCGGGACTCTCTCGCCGTGAGCTCCTCCAATTATCGGGGATATCGACTCTCGGAGCGCTCGCGGGGTGTGCCAGTCGGCTACCGGGCACCGACGACGGTGGCGGTCGGGCGGTGACCCCCCGTCCGACTGTCACGGCTGACCCGGATACATCCGTCAGCCTCACTTCGACGTCCGGGACCATTCGACCGGCTTCGGATGCGTCGACGACTACTTCGATGTACGACGGACAGTACCCGGGCCCGGAGTTGCGCGTACAGGAAGGCGACGTGCTCAGCGTGGAACTGGCTAACGACCTTCGGGAAGAGACGACGATTCACTGGCACGGAATTCCCGTCGCGAATCCGGTCGACGGCGTGCCGAACGTGACGCAAGATCCGGTTGCCGCCGGTGATACATTCACATACAAGTTCCGTGCCGAACCCGCCGGGACGTACTTTTATCACAGCCACGTCGGACTCCAACTCGATCGTGGATTGCTCGGCCCGCTGATCGTCGAAGAGCGTGACCCACACGTCGAGTACGACCGCGAGTACGTCGTCGTGCTCGACGATTACCTCTCCAGAGAACCCCGTCTTCCGTCGGACGGTGGGACGGGTGGCGGCGGAATGGGTGGAATGATGGGAGACGTTCGACCGCCATACGAGGGGCTTTTGATCAACGGTCAACTGCCCGAGAATCCCCCGACGTTCGACGTGACGGAGGGTGATCGGGTTCGCTTTCGATTCGTAAATGCCGCCAGCGCGACGGTCTTTGGTGTGCGGATCGCTGGACACGAGCTATCGGTGACCCACGCCGATGGGCGGCCCGTCGAACCGGTCGGGGCCGACTCGTTCGTCCTCGGTGCCGGCGAGCGATACGACGTCGTCGTGGAGGCGACGAACCCGGGGAGATGGTTCGTTCAGGCGAACGCGCTCGACGGGAACGAACCACCGGCCAGGGCCGTCGTCGAGTACGAATCCACAGGTGGTTCGGGCACCCCACAGCCCCCATCGTCTTCGAGTAACAGATTGCAATACGGCGACCTGCGAGCACTCTCCTCGCTCGACGGTGTGAGTGGGGATCCCGACCGGACGTTCGATCTGTCGCTCTCACGCGGGAGAGACCAGTCCTACACGTGGACGATAGACGGACAGGAGCGTGTCATAGAACTCTTCACACACTATAGTCAGTTTGATTACTATTATAGTGGGTTATTAGCTTAG
- a CDS encoding pyridoxamine 5'-phosphate oxidase family protein: MTEYTGEWDREGVAAFLSEARVPIRLACRTPDDGLWMLSLWYGFDADAERFVCATAADADIVRYLRGDDGVAFEVSTNDPPYRGVRGRGTATITPDEGKTVLRDLLIRYLGGADSKLADRLLSPDRDEVTIRIDPGRCYSWDFSDRMSDSTSD; the protein is encoded by the coding sequence GTGACCGAGTACACCGGCGAGTGGGACCGCGAGGGCGTCGCGGCGTTCCTGTCGGAGGCCCGGGTGCCGATCCGACTGGCCTGTCGGACACCCGACGACGGTCTCTGGATGCTCTCGCTGTGGTACGGCTTCGACGCCGACGCCGAGCGGTTCGTCTGTGCCACCGCGGCGGACGCGGATATCGTGCGGTATCTCCGCGGCGACGACGGCGTCGCCTTCGAGGTGTCGACCAACGACCCGCCGTACCGCGGCGTCCGCGGGCGGGGGACGGCAACGATAACGCCCGACGAGGGGAAAACCGTCCTGCGGGACCTGCTGATCCGGTATCTCGGCGGGGCGGACTCGAAACTCGCCGACCGCCTCCTCTCGCCCGACCGGGACGAGGTGACGATCCGAATCGACCCCGGGCGGTGCTACTCGTGGGACTTCAGCGATCGGATGAGCGACTCGACCAGCGACTGA
- the msrA gene encoding peptide-methionine (S)-S-oxide reductase MsrA produces MTDDSDGRAVATLAGGCFWCLEAPFEELAGVSEVVSGYCGGHVEDPSYEAVCSGTTGHAEVVQVEYDPDVVSYEALLEVFFALHDPTTEDRQGPDVGSQYRSAVFYHDDDQRATAEAVVDRLADDYDDPIVTEIEPLETFYEADPYHQNYYANNPQQAYCRVQIRPKMRKVRETFADRVADE; encoded by the coding sequence ATGACCGACGACAGCGACGGCCGCGCGGTCGCGACGCTCGCGGGCGGGTGTTTCTGGTGTCTGGAAGCGCCGTTCGAGGAACTCGCCGGGGTCAGCGAGGTCGTTTCGGGGTACTGCGGCGGGCACGTCGAGGATCCGAGCTACGAGGCGGTCTGTTCGGGGACGACCGGTCACGCCGAAGTGGTGCAGGTCGAGTACGACCCCGACGTGGTGAGTTACGAGGCACTTCTAGAGGTGTTTTTCGCCCTCCACGATCCGACCACGGAGGATCGACAGGGACCGGACGTGGGTTCGCAGTACCGCTCGGCCGTCTTCTACCACGACGACGACCAGCGAGCGACCGCCGAGGCGGTCGTCGATCGCCTGGCCGACGACTACGACGACCCGATCGTCACCGAAATCGAGCCCCTGGAGACGTTCTACGAGGCCGACCCCTACCACCAGAACTACTACGCGAACAACCCCCAGCAGGCGTACTGTCGGGTGCAGATCCGCCCGAAGATGCGGAAGGTACGCGAGACGTTCGCCGACCGGGTCGCCGACGAGTGA